The following are encoded together in the Triticum dicoccoides isolate Atlit2015 ecotype Zavitan chromosome 6B, WEW_v2.0, whole genome shotgun sequence genome:
- the LOC119323805 gene encoding elongation factor Tu, chloroplastic-like, which yields MASLAAASASTALLFPSTSSSKPRLPLSTSLGFSAPARSRRATAVAGSSGRRPGLLVVRAARGKFERNKPHVNIGTIGHVDHGKTTLTAALTMVLASVGGSAPKKYDEIDAAPEERARGITINTATVEYETETRHYAHVDCPGHADYVKNMITGAAQMDGAILVVSGADGPMPQTKEHILLAKQVGVPSIVVFLNKKDQVDDEELLELVDLEVRELLTAYEYDGDNVPIVSGSALRALEALMATPGLKRGDNEWVDGIFSLIDSVDTHIPVPQRQTDLPFLLAVEDVFSITGRGTVATGRIERGTVKVGDPVDLVGIRETRNATVTGVEMFQKTMDDAIAGDNVGLLLRGMQKEDIERGMVLAKPGSITPHTKFEAVVYVLKKEEGGRHSPFFPGYRPQFYMRTTDVTGNVTNIMNDKDEEAKMCMPGDRIKMVVELIQPVACEQGMRFAIREGGKTVGAGVINNIIQ from the coding sequence AtggcctccctcgccgccgcctccgcctccacggcGCTCCTCttcccctccacctcctcctccaagccccGCCTCCCGCTCTCCACATCCCTTGGCTTCTCCGCGCCCGCGCGGTCACGCCGCGCCACTGCGGTGGCGGGGAGCTCCGGCAGGCGCCCGGGGCTGCTCGTCGTGCGCGCCGCCAGGGGCAAGTTCGAGCGGAACAAGCCCCACGTCAACATCGGCACCATCGGCCACGTCGACCACGGCAAGACCACCCTCACCGCCGCGCTCACCATGGTGCTCGCCTCCGTCGGGGGCAGCGCGCCCAAGAAGTACGACGAGATCGACGCCGCCCCTGAGGAGCGCGCCCGTGGTATCACCATCAACACCGCCACCGTCGAGTACGAGACGGAGACGCGCCACTACGCGCACGTCGACTGCCCCGGTCACGCCGACTACGTCAAGAACATGATTACCGGGGCCGCCCAGATGGACGGCGCCATCCTCGTCGTCTCCGGCGCCGACGGCCCCATGCCGCAGACCAAGGAGCACATCCTGCTCGCCAAGCAGGTCGGTGTCCCCAGCATTGTTGTTTTCCTCAACAAGAAGGACCAGGTCGACGACGAGGAGCTGCTCGAGCTCGTCGATCTCGAGGTCCGCGAGCTGCTCACGGCCTATGAATACGATGGTGACAATGTGCCAATCGTCTCCGGCTCTGCACTCAGAGCGCTCGAGGCCCTCATGGCCACCCCTGGCCTCAAGCGTGGGGATAACGAGTGGGTGGATGGCATCTTCTCCTTGATTGATTCCGTGGATACCCACATCCCTGTCCCGCAGAGGCAGACCGACCTCCCCTTCTTGCTCGCTGTTGAGGATGTTTTCTCCATCACTGGTCGTGGTACAGTTGCCACTGGCCGTATCGAGCGTGGCACCGTCAAGGTTGGGGACCCAGTCGACCTCGTCGGCATCAGGGAGACCCGCAATGCCACGGTCACTGGTGTTGAGATGTTCCAGAAGACCATGGATGATGCCATTGCTGGGGACAATGTTGGGCTTCTGCTCCGTGGTATGCAGAAGGAAGACATTGAGAGAGGCATGGTGTTGGCAAAGCCCGGTTCCATCACGCCACACACCAAGTTTGAGGCTGTTGTGTATGTGCTCAAGAAGGAGGAGGGTGGCCGGCACTCCCCATTTTTCCCTGGTTACCGTCCGCAATTCTACATGCGGACTACTGATGTCACGGGGAATGTGACAAACATTATGAACGACAAGGATGAGGAGGCGAAGATGTGCATGCCAGGTGACCGTATCAAGATGGTTGTGGAGCTCATCCAGCCTGTGGCTTGTGAGCAGGGAATGAGGTTTGCCATCCGTGAAGGTGGCAAGACCGTCGGTGCCGGTGTCATCAATAATATCATTCAGTAA